In the genome of Paenibacillus sp. FSL R5-0766, one region contains:
- a CDS encoding LacI family DNA-binding transcriptional regulator codes for MITIKDIAKLAGVSPSTVSRVISNHPRISTKTSLKVKQIMKELNYHPNIIAKSLVSKTTHTLGIMLPRPAEELFQNYFFGELLRGIITHATRMNYELLLTTETSSDNELHAISRLVHGRRVDGILLLGSKRDDPIISFLEAEKFPFVLIGRSEAHPNAPMVDNDNVQTAYDATHHLIAQGHTRIGFVSGPPDITLSHDRMLGYQKALAQAGLDADSDWIVEGEFLQESGFRAMSLFMSLPDRPTAIVVIDDNVAFGVLRALAELHYLVPEDISVVSFNNIALSELASPPLSSIDIGTYQLGYTAVQVLLKILNGEPQLHNPVIIPHRLIVRESSLFSKPRPPSD; via the coding sequence ATGATTACGATCAAGGATATTGCCAAATTGGCGGGTGTTTCCCCTTCTACAGTGTCACGGGTGATTTCCAACCATCCCAGAATCAGCACCAAGACATCTCTCAAAGTGAAGCAAATCATGAAAGAATTAAACTACCATCCCAACATCATCGCAAAGAGCCTGGTTTCCAAAACAACACATACCCTTGGGATTATGCTTCCGCGTCCTGCAGAAGAGTTGTTTCAGAATTACTTTTTCGGGGAACTGCTGCGAGGTATTATTACACATGCCACCCGTATGAATTATGAATTGCTGCTAACAACCGAAACATCATCAGACAATGAACTGCATGCGATATCCCGCCTTGTGCATGGCCGCAGAGTGGATGGTATTCTGTTGCTTGGGTCCAAACGAGATGATCCCATCATTTCATTTCTGGAAGCGGAAAAGTTTCCTTTTGTGTTAATCGGTCGCAGTGAAGCTCATCCAAATGCCCCCATGGTGGATAACGATAATGTGCAGACCGCTTATGATGCGACTCATCATCTGATTGCTCAGGGACATACTCGAATCGGATTTGTCAGTGGTCCTCCGGACATTACGTTATCGCATGATCGCATGTTAGGATACCAAAAAGCGCTTGCCCAAGCCGGGCTGGATGCGGATAGTGACTGGATTGTGGAAGGTGAATTTCTACAGGAAAGTGGATTCAGAGCGATGTCGCTGTTCATGTCCTTGCCGGACAGACCCACAGCAATTGTTGTCATCGATGACAACGTGGCCTTTGGGGTATTGAGAGCTCTTGCCGAGCTTCATTATCTGGTGCCTGAAGATATCAGTGTGGTCAGTTTTAACAATATTGCATTATCGGAACTGGCTTCTCCACCCCTAAGCTCTATCGACATCGGGACTTATCAGCTTGGTTATACAGCCGTTCAGGTACTGTTAAAAATTCTTAATGGGGAACCACAGCTTCATAATCCGGTCATTATCCCCCATCGTCTGATCGTGCGTGAATCCTCACTCTTTTCCAAACCAAGGCCACCCTCAGATTGA
- a CDS encoding beta-L-arabinofuranosidase domain-containing protein: MIDTKKRFLGPEHVDLLNGVFQTSQEVGERYLLSLDIDRFLAPCFEAHGLPARKERYAGWEARTISGHSLGHYLSALAVTYQATGNITLKERLDYAVTELARIQQTTGSGYIGGLSEEPFHMAFRAENIGGFNIGEYWVPWYSVHKIYRGLIDAHKLTGNGQALDVVTRFADWAVEGLLPMTEEQMQTMLQSEHGGMNEVFAHLYGITGKALYLEIANKFTHQLILRPLEHKQDDLQGKHANTQIPKVIGAAEIYNQDHTHESYRTAAEFFWNTTVHYRSYVFGATSISEHYEAKGMESLGIKTGESCCTHNMLHLTKQLFAWNHDSAYMDYYENAIYNHILGTQDPDTGNKTYFASTLQGHYKIYGTHDTAWWCCTGSGMENPGKYAEAIYFEDEQDLYVNLYIASQLDWASQGLSLKLETDFPYSEKVTLTITGGSASAHLRLRVPSWLQEPMTATVNGDTEHPYTRMEPGYLSIDRTWTAGDVITITLPMSLRQYTSRDDAHKVAFLYGPIVLAGALGSEGLPEDTIVDETALNPKTAPVPVIWTKQEDVREWIKVVDADTLTFELSKEVTSTGEAVKLIPFYDVHHQFYTVYWPFNDEGDALEKELNDITIDRVQADGQQDEIGHQLDSNCRGEHHNGSTTDGRKKLHMWREAYGVSGAYFSYQLAVDREATNYLCVAYWGGDHSPFEREGTLYDRQFSITVDGTVIGEQRIHMNKIGEVFYVTYDIPETITSGKDSITVMFQAKGDNGCAGKVVEVRTTRSKPESIFS; encoded by the coding sequence ATGATTGATACGAAAAAAAGATTTCTGGGACCGGAACATGTAGATCTGTTAAATGGTGTGTTCCAAACATCACAAGAGGTGGGGGAGCGTTACCTGTTATCGCTGGATATTGATCGATTCCTGGCTCCATGCTTCGAAGCTCATGGTTTACCTGCCCGAAAAGAGCGTTACGCGGGTTGGGAGGCACGTACCATCAGCGGACATTCCCTCGGACATTATCTGTCTGCCCTGGCTGTGACGTATCAGGCAACCGGGAATATCACGTTAAAAGAAAGACTGGATTATGCTGTCACTGAACTGGCGAGAATACAGCAAACCACGGGGAGCGGGTATATCGGTGGTTTGTCCGAAGAACCTTTCCACATGGCTTTTCGAGCAGAGAATATCGGTGGATTCAATATCGGTGAATACTGGGTTCCCTGGTACAGTGTGCACAAAATCTATCGCGGCCTAATTGATGCCCATAAACTCACTGGCAACGGACAGGCACTTGATGTAGTTACTCGATTTGCAGACTGGGCGGTCGAAGGTTTGCTCCCGATGACAGAAGAACAGATGCAGACGATGCTTCAAAGTGAACACGGGGGCATGAATGAAGTATTCGCACACTTGTATGGTATTACCGGTAAAGCCTTATATCTTGAGATCGCTAATAAGTTCACCCATCAATTGATCCTGAGACCCTTGGAGCACAAACAGGACGATCTTCAAGGCAAACACGCCAATACGCAGATTCCCAAAGTGATCGGTGCAGCCGAAATCTACAATCAGGACCATACTCATGAGAGTTATCGGACAGCGGCAGAGTTTTTCTGGAACACCACGGTGCATTATCGTTCTTATGTATTTGGTGCGACGAGCATTTCGGAGCATTACGAAGCAAAGGGTATGGAGAGTCTTGGCATCAAAACAGGAGAGAGCTGTTGTACTCACAACATGTTACATCTAACGAAGCAACTCTTTGCCTGGAATCATGATAGCGCCTACATGGACTATTATGAAAACGCCATCTATAATCACATCCTCGGCACGCAGGACCCCGATACGGGGAACAAAACATATTTTGCATCAACGCTGCAAGGCCACTACAAAATCTATGGTACTCACGATACCGCTTGGTGGTGCTGCACAGGATCAGGCATGGAGAACCCGGGCAAATATGCCGAGGCGATTTATTTTGAGGATGAACAGGACCTGTACGTCAACCTGTATATCGCTTCCCAATTGGATTGGGCGTCACAGGGATTATCCCTGAAGCTTGAAACCGACTTTCCTTATTCGGAAAAGGTGACCCTGACGATCACCGGAGGCAGCGCCTCGGCCCATCTAAGATTACGTGTGCCCTCGTGGCTGCAAGAGCCAATGACGGCAACAGTTAACGGGGATACGGAACATCCGTATACACGGATGGAACCCGGCTATCTTTCCATCGACCGCACATGGACAGCGGGCGATGTCATCACAATCACACTGCCGATGTCGCTTCGCCAGTACACCTCGCGTGATGATGCCCATAAGGTGGCATTCCTGTACGGGCCAATCGTACTCGCCGGTGCGCTAGGGAGCGAGGGGCTTCCAGAGGACACGATTGTGGACGAAACAGCGCTGAATCCCAAGACTGCACCTGTGCCTGTGATCTGGACGAAGCAGGAGGATGTACGAGAGTGGATCAAGGTTGTAGATGCAGATACGTTAACATTTGAACTTAGCAAGGAGGTCACTTCCACGGGCGAAGCTGTGAAGCTGATTCCGTTCTATGATGTGCATCATCAATTTTATACCGTGTACTGGCCGTTTAACGATGAAGGAGATGCGTTGGAGAAAGAGTTGAACGATATCACGATCGACAGGGTTCAGGCTGACGGTCAGCAGGATGAGATTGGACATCAACTGGATAGCAACTGCCGTGGGGAGCACCACAACGGTTCAACCACAGATGGCCGTAAAAAGCTGCATATGTGGCGAGAGGCTTATGGCGTCAGTGGGGCTTACTTCAGTTACCAACTGGCAGTGGATCGTGAGGCAACCAATTATCTATGTGTGGCCTATTGGGGCGGAGATCATTCCCCGTTTGAACGGGAAGGTACGTTATATGACAGACAATTCAGCATTACCGTGGATGGAACCGTCATCGGAGAGCAACGAATTCATATGAACAAAATCGGCGAAGTGTTCTATGTGACCTACGATATTCCTGAGACGATTACATCAGGCAAAGATAGCATTACGGTAATGTTCCAGGCGAAGGGTGACAATGGCTGTGCCGGGAAAGTTGTAGAGGTACGCACCACGCGAAGCAAACCGGAATCCATCTTTTCGTGA
- a CDS encoding toxic anion resistance protein: protein MSFSMEIPSQKEIQKVIEEEVKPVPAEVAELQQVANANVEMIMTLDLESLEKRKEILQSIDGFGMNTMRSSSEKNALLQVSVGHLSKTGDEGGQVAKGLTELHMQLKDLDPSVVDFAKTGFLGKLFNPLRAYFLKYQKADAVIADIVTSLDKGRSTLRNDNTTLEIEQQNLRELTKRLQKEIQLGVLMDESIDAQIEAAKVRNEDPEKVRFITEEVLFPLRQRVMDLQQMLVVNQQGIMAIEVVIRNNKELIRGVDRAKNVTISALKIAVTVASALYNQKIVLQKIELLNQTTNDLIAGTSKMLKDQGIAIQKQAYEASISVDTMKQAFTDVLSALDSISLYKQEALPRMRETINQFRELADTGEQQIQRLEKGQKLGL, encoded by the coding sequence ATGTCATTTTCAATGGAAATACCAAGCCAGAAGGAAATTCAGAAGGTGATCGAAGAAGAGGTGAAACCCGTGCCCGCCGAGGTCGCGGAGCTTCAACAAGTGGCAAATGCCAACGTAGAGATGATCATGACACTGGATCTCGAATCCCTGGAGAAGCGCAAAGAGATTTTGCAATCCATTGACGGCTTTGGCATGAACACGATGAGATCCTCTTCTGAGAAAAACGCCTTGCTTCAAGTCTCCGTTGGACATCTGTCCAAGACGGGAGACGAGGGCGGTCAGGTCGCCAAAGGTTTGACCGAGCTGCATATGCAACTGAAGGATCTCGACCCAAGCGTGGTCGACTTTGCCAAGACTGGTTTCCTCGGGAAATTGTTCAATCCGCTTCGCGCCTATTTCCTGAAATACCAGAAGGCGGATGCAGTTATTGCTGACATCGTAACTTCTTTGGATAAAGGCAGATCCACCCTGCGTAACGATAATACAACCTTGGAGATTGAACAGCAGAACCTGCGGGAACTCACCAAACGACTGCAAAAGGAGATTCAGCTTGGCGTGCTCATGGATGAGTCCATCGATGCGCAGATTGAAGCCGCCAAGGTCCGCAATGAGGACCCCGAGAAAGTTCGTTTTATTACGGAAGAAGTATTGTTCCCGCTCCGTCAGCGGGTCATGGATCTGCAGCAGATGCTGGTTGTGAACCAGCAGGGCATCATGGCGATTGAAGTGGTGATCCGCAACAACAAGGAACTGATCCGAGGCGTAGACCGGGCGAAGAATGTAACGATCTCGGCATTGAAGATTGCCGTTACAGTAGCGAGTGCTTTGTATAATCAGAAGATTGTATTGCAGAAGATTGAGTTGCTGAACCAGACAACCAACGATCTGATCGCCGGAACATCCAAGATGCTCAAGGATCAGGGGATTGCCATTCAGAAGCAAGCATATGAGGCTAGCATCTCCGTGGATACGATGAAACAGGCGTTTACCGATGTGTTGTCAGCACTCGATTCAATCAGTCTTTATAAGCAGGAAGCTCTGCCAAGAATGCGTGAGACGATTAACCAGTTCCGTGAACTCGCGGATACCGGCGAGCAGCAGATTCAGCGGTTGGAGAAAGGGCAGAAGCTGGGGCTGTGA
- a CDS encoding sigma-70 family RNA polymerase sigma factor has product MDYSYIHQIVVEVLKGRTEKFEIIVQRYEKPIFRYCYHMLGHRTEAEDSGQEVFLKAYRSLDKFKPDLSLEAWLYKIAYNQCIDVIRKRKLTRYLPLFYRKDQENAHVDLAIEANYFDEYVLKAMSRLSAEERNLLILRCVEDKSYEEISQILQRNSPSLRKKYERTAAKFRTYYALAKGDDPRENGVQQRSGSERTFS; this is encoded by the coding sequence ATGGATTATTCATACATACATCAGATCGTTGTTGAGGTGCTAAAAGGGCGGACAGAGAAATTCGAGATCATTGTGCAACGATATGAAAAACCGATCTTTCGCTACTGTTATCACATGCTGGGACACCGCACAGAGGCTGAGGACAGTGGACAAGAGGTATTTCTCAAAGCCTATCGCTCACTTGACAAGTTTAAACCCGACCTATCCCTGGAAGCCTGGCTATACAAAATCGCCTATAACCAGTGCATTGATGTCATACGCAAACGAAAGCTAACAAGATACCTTCCCCTCTTCTACCGCAAAGATCAGGAGAATGCACATGTGGATCTGGCAATTGAAGCGAACTATTTCGATGAATATGTGCTGAAGGCGATGTCGAGATTATCCGCTGAGGAACGCAATCTGTTGATTCTAAGATGTGTGGAGGATAAAAGCTATGAGGAGATTAGTCAGATTCTTCAGCGGAACAGTCCAAGTCTGCGGAAAAAATATGAGCGTACCGCAGCCAAATTCCGTACCTATTACGCACTGGCGAAAGGAGATGATCCCCGTGAAAACGGAGTACAACAACGATCAGGATCTGAGAGAACTTTTTCATAA
- a CDS encoding VWA domain-containing protein, which produces MAKKGKFFFISIVMLVLVFGLVYAGITLTSNFGKSTTQVSTENAGKELGKLYADIAPATAEPVKGQIDLDPVDVAESLPDISKFAIAVENTTNDYVEIFSSTEKSGSGVDGWLTEVGEEFNKANITIGGKQVSVKIRNIASGTATDYIKSGKYMPDAFTPSNELWGEMVEASGVKTEMVSERLVGNVPGIVISKAKYDALVDTYGSVNVKTVTEAIANNELAMGYTDPFASSTGLNFLVTALNTYDSANPLGEKAIEGFEKFQTNVPFTASTTIQMREAAKSGRLDAFVLEYQTYVNTADLKSGYVFTPFGVRHDSPLYALGQLPQNKKEIIQKFAEFVTQAKYQQSAEEFGFNGLQDYKSELATVDGGTLLSAQKVWKEKKNGSKPIAAVFVTDVSGSMDGEPLNRLKESLRKGQKYLGTENSIGLVSYSSGVTVNLPIAKYDTNQQSMFVGTVDSLQAGGGTATFDGIVVAMKMLEDYMAANPNVKPLIFVLSDGETNEGHTLKDIRDLVETYKVPIYTIGYNADIKALESISSINEAASINADTDDVVYKIGNLFNVQM; this is translated from the coding sequence ATGGCCAAGAAGGGAAAGTTTTTTTTCATATCAATCGTGATGCTGGTACTCGTATTTGGTCTGGTCTATGCAGGAATTACACTAACATCGAACTTTGGCAAGTCGACCACACAGGTGAGCACAGAGAATGCAGGTAAGGAACTGGGGAAACTGTACGCGGACATTGCGCCAGCGACGGCGGAACCGGTCAAAGGACAGATTGATCTCGACCCGGTCGATGTGGCAGAATCACTGCCGGATATCTCCAAATTCGCAATTGCTGTAGAGAATACAACAAATGATTACGTCGAAATCTTCTCTTCCACAGAGAAGTCGGGCAGCGGGGTAGACGGCTGGTTAACCGAAGTGGGCGAGGAGTTCAACAAAGCTAATATTACCATTGGTGGAAAACAGGTGTCGGTCAAAATTCGCAACATTGCCTCTGGTACGGCCACCGATTATATCAAGTCTGGTAAGTATATGCCGGATGCATTCACACCTTCCAATGAACTATGGGGCGAGATGGTTGAGGCCAGTGGGGTGAAGACAGAGATGGTATCCGAGCGATTGGTCGGGAACGTTCCGGGTATTGTTATTTCCAAAGCGAAATATGATGCACTAGTTGATACGTACGGCTCCGTTAATGTAAAAACCGTAACCGAAGCCATTGCCAACAATGAACTCGCGATGGGATATACCGATCCATTTGCCAGCTCCACAGGACTTAATTTCCTGGTGACTGCACTGAATACGTATGACAGCGCCAACCCGCTTGGCGAGAAGGCCATTGAAGGGTTCGAAAAATTCCAGACGAATGTACCGTTTACAGCATCGACAACGATTCAGATGCGGGAAGCTGCCAAGTCAGGCAGACTGGATGCCTTTGTACTCGAATACCAGACGTATGTGAATACCGCTGATCTGAAGAGTGGATACGTTTTTACACCATTTGGTGTGAGACATGATAGCCCGCTGTATGCATTGGGACAATTGCCGCAGAACAAAAAGGAGATCATCCAGAAGTTTGCGGAATTCGTAACCCAGGCGAAGTACCAACAATCGGCGGAGGAGTTCGGTTTCAACGGGTTACAGGATTACAAATCCGAACTGGCTACTGTGGATGGCGGCACGTTGCTGTCTGCACAGAAAGTATGGAAAGAGAAGAAGAATGGCAGTAAACCTATTGCTGCCGTGTTCGTGACAGACGTGTCTGGAAGCATGGACGGCGAACCGCTTAACCGACTGAAGGAGTCTTTGCGCAAAGGTCAGAAGTACCTGGGCACCGAGAACAGTATTGGATTGGTTTCTTACTCCAGCGGGGTAACCGTGAACCTGCCGATTGCCAAGTATGATACGAACCAGCAGTCCATGTTTGTCGGAACAGTTGATAGTCTACAAGCTGGCGGCGGTACGGCGACCTTTGACGGGATCGTGGTAGCAATGAAGATGCTGGAAGATTATATGGCTGCTAATCCAAACGTGAAGCCGCTGATCTTTGTCCTGAGTGATGGCGAGACCAACGAAGGTCATACCCTGAAAGATATTCGGGATTTGGTTGAGACGTACAAAGTGCCAATCTATACGATTGGATACAACGCGGACATCAAGGCTTTGGAGAGTATCTCCAGCATTAACGAGGCTGCAAGCATCAATGCCGATACCGACGATGTCGTGTACAAGATTGGTAACCTGTTTAACGTACAGATGTAA
- a CDS encoding SDR family oxidoreductase, with amino-acid sequence MKLQDKVAVVTGAGSGMGKAIATLYAQEGAKVVVSDINEESAQAVVNDIKAQGGEAIVVLANVAKEEDVQNLIDTTVSTYGTVDILINNAGIMDGMEPAADITDEKWERLFTVNTTSVMRTTRKVLPIFLEKQKGVIVNIASAGGLHGGRAGAAYTASKHAVVGFTKNTGYMYAEQGIRCNAIAPGAVATNISSSMTGISHFGAGRQQLGMAINPRIGTSEEIAKVALFLGSDESSFVNGTVVTADAGWSSY; translated from the coding sequence ATGAAACTTCAAGATAAAGTTGCAGTTGTTACAGGTGCTGGTTCAGGTATGGGGAAAGCAATTGCCACGTTGTATGCTCAAGAAGGCGCGAAAGTCGTCGTATCGGATATTAACGAAGAATCCGCACAAGCGGTAGTGAATGATATTAAAGCCCAGGGTGGAGAAGCGATTGTCGTTCTGGCCAATGTAGCCAAAGAAGAAGATGTGCAAAATCTGATCGATACGACGGTGAGCACATATGGTACAGTAGATATTCTAATTAACAATGCGGGAATTATGGATGGCATGGAGCCGGCAGCTGATATAACGGATGAGAAGTGGGAGAGATTGTTTACTGTGAACACAACCAGTGTGATGCGGACAACACGTAAGGTATTGCCGATCTTCCTGGAAAAACAAAAAGGTGTTATCGTGAACATTGCTTCGGCAGGGGGCCTACACGGCGGACGTGCAGGAGCAGCCTATACGGCGTCCAAACATGCGGTCGTGGGCTTCACCAAAAATACAGGGTACATGTATGCTGAGCAAGGCATTCGCTGTAATGCGATCGCTCCAGGCGCTGTGGCAACCAATATCAGCTCCTCCATGACAGGTATTAGCCATTTCGGTGCAGGGAGGCAACAGCTTGGGATGGCAATCAACCCACGCATCGGGACGAGCGAAGAGATCGCCAAAGTGGCTTTGTTCCTTGGATCTGACGAGTCCAGCTTCGTGAACGGAACTGTCGTTACAGCAGATGCTGGCTGGAGCTCTTATTAA
- a CDS encoding GNAT family N-acetyltransferase — protein sequence MTTAAVTIHPATEADHPEIVDILVASYAEYRETFEQNERWEAYLKDIRESVVNPYLTQLWIAKIDDQIVGTVQLFETARKAYPNFELPIDYPFIRLLGVDPKWRGHGIARVLLQQCVDSAKEMGKKTVYLYTGGQMVNAIRLYERFGFTEDEEFSSESSEGKAICYRYDS from the coding sequence ATGACAACGGCTGCCGTTACGATTCATCCTGCCACAGAAGCAGACCATCCTGAGATTGTAGATATCCTTGTTGCAAGTTATGCCGAGTATCGGGAGACTTTTGAGCAAAATGAACGATGGGAGGCCTACCTCAAAGATATTCGAGAGTCTGTGGTTAATCCGTACCTGACACAATTATGGATCGCGAAGATTGATGATCAGATTGTCGGTACAGTCCAATTATTCGAAACAGCACGCAAGGCTTATCCAAACTTTGAATTGCCAATCGATTATCCGTTTATTCGGCTGCTGGGTGTTGATCCAAAATGGAGAGGTCACGGGATTGCCAGAGTATTGCTCCAGCAATGCGTAGATTCTGCCAAAGAAATGGGCAAAAAAACGGTGTATTTATATACAGGCGGTCAGATGGTCAATGCCATCCGGTTATATGAGCGTTTTGGATTTACAGAGGATGAGGAATTCAGCTCCGAGAGTAGCGAGGGCAAGGCGATCTGTTACCGTTATGATTCCTAG
- a CDS encoding TetR/AcrR family transcriptional regulator, with product MSETPNSMDRRIKKSKAALKDALIHLMQKHSFKEISITDIVQRADLNRGTFYRHYQYKEDLFNEIIDDVIQDLVTSFRKPYQDEEEFQVNLMPSSAITIFEHVHQHAQFYTLVVKSEAASSNFQRMICDVLRDLALQDLNHIFPQHINHELLASYQSHAIFGMIMEWIRQDFKHSPAYMAEELFKIIHYRPDNVVLKD from the coding sequence ATGTCTGAAACTCCGAATTCGATGGACCGAAGAATCAAGAAATCAAAAGCTGCACTGAAGGATGCACTCATCCATTTGATGCAGAAACATTCCTTTAAAGAAATTTCAATTACGGATATTGTGCAGCGAGCCGACCTGAATCGGGGAACTTTCTACAGGCATTATCAGTACAAAGAAGACCTGTTCAACGAGATTATCGATGATGTAATTCAGGATCTGGTGACTTCTTTTCGTAAACCTTATCAGGATGAGGAAGAGTTCCAAGTCAATCTGATGCCCTCTTCGGCGATCACTATATTTGAGCATGTGCACCAACATGCTCAATTCTACACATTGGTTGTGAAATCTGAGGCGGCCTCCTCCAACTTCCAGCGTATGATCTGTGATGTTCTTCGGGATCTGGCCTTACAGGATCTGAACCACATCTTCCCGCAGCACATTAACCATGAACTGCTGGCAAGTTACCAGTCTCATGCGATATTCGGCATGATCATGGAGTGGATCAGACAAGACTTCAAGCACAGCCCCGCCTACATGGCTGAGGAATTGTTCAAGATCATTCATTACAGGCCTGACAATGTCGTGTTGAAAGACTGA
- a CDS encoding 2,3-butanediol dehydrogenase produces the protein MKAAVWYGHKDVRVEEREVPVAQAGQVKIKVEYAGICGSDLHAYHHGVGIQEGENHPLSGQKAPLTLGHEFAGTVSELGSNVSGISVGDRVVVEPLYHCGKCEYCIQGRYNQCTQFGFVGLNGDGGFAEYVVVEAYMVHPIPDNVSFEEGALVEPTAVAFHAVRHSKLKVGNKVAVYGAGPIGLLTILSAKAAGASEIYAVDVFGERLDLAAKLGAIPVNSAKVNATEVILQQSGGIDVAYEAAGVQPTMDSAIAVVKKGGEVVVIAAIPNPLQVNFFDLLVKEANLTATLAYRHIFPEVISLIAEGSLDVKQVITKKIKLDDIVQEGLELLMSDKSHAKILVEIGG, from the coding sequence ATGAAAGCAGCAGTATGGTACGGCCATAAAGACGTGCGTGTGGAAGAGCGGGAGGTTCCGGTTGCTCAAGCGGGTCAGGTCAAAATCAAAGTGGAATATGCGGGGATCTGCGGCAGTGACTTGCATGCCTATCATCATGGTGTGGGGATTCAAGAAGGCGAGAATCATCCGCTCTCAGGACAGAAAGCACCATTGACATTGGGTCATGAATTTGCAGGAACCGTGAGTGAATTGGGGAGTAATGTAAGCGGTATCAGTGTAGGGGATCGAGTTGTGGTAGAGCCGTTGTACCATTGCGGAAAATGTGAGTACTGTATCCAGGGTCGTTACAACCAATGCACTCAATTTGGATTCGTTGGACTGAATGGTGATGGTGGTTTTGCGGAGTATGTTGTTGTTGAAGCATACATGGTTCATCCCATACCGGATAACGTATCTTTCGAAGAAGGCGCGCTCGTAGAGCCTACAGCAGTAGCTTTTCACGCGGTTCGTCACAGCAAGCTGAAAGTGGGGAACAAAGTAGCCGTATATGGAGCAGGTCCAATTGGATTATTGACCATTCTGTCTGCCAAAGCAGCAGGAGCCTCTGAAATCTATGCAGTTGATGTATTTGGGGAACGTCTGGACCTGGCAGCCAAGCTGGGAGCGATTCCGGTGAACAGTGCCAAAGTCAATGCAACCGAGGTGATCTTGCAACAATCGGGTGGTATTGATGTGGCTTATGAAGCAGCGGGTGTGCAACCAACGATGGATAGCGCCATTGCGGTTGTCAAAAAAGGTGGAGAAGTTGTTGTCATCGCAGCGATTCCAAATCCGCTTCAAGTGAACTTCTTCGATCTTCTGGTCAAAGAAGCGAATCTAACGGCAACGCTGGCATATCGCCACATTTTCCCTGAAGTGATTTCACTGATTGCTGAAGGGTCGCTCGATGTGAAACAGGTCATCACCAAGAAAATCAAACTGGACGATATCGTGCAGGAAGGGCTTGAGCTGTTAATGAGCGACAAGAGCCATGCGAAGATTTTGGTGGAGATTGGCGGCTAA
- a CDS encoding AraC family transcriptional regulator yields MQKPLEHYLCGKFISEGNWSHMRRSMPVHEIILMLEGEMYIAEEDEKYVVRANDLLFLRAGRTHYGYQISDTPVSFYWVHYDAISAEFNQFRTHATIQVPSMANQLFKQLLHVSSFSPEEADAALLLLFKELERNIEADYRPHNAIVDHICKWVDIHLHTNITVSQIAENFNFNKDYISKMVKREKGTGLKTYILTERIRRAKQLLLNTNASVKEIAGQCGFSDYKLFLRMFKQYEGNTPTEYRNHLYSTQLNR; encoded by the coding sequence ATGCAAAAGCCACTGGAACATTACCTGTGCGGCAAGTTCATATCCGAAGGCAACTGGAGCCACATGAGACGCAGCATGCCTGTGCATGAGATCATTTTGATGTTGGAAGGTGAGATGTACATCGCGGAGGAAGACGAAAAGTACGTGGTTCGTGCCAATGATCTGTTGTTCCTGCGCGCCGGACGCACCCATTACGGCTACCAGATTAGCGATACACCCGTCAGCTTTTACTGGGTTCACTATGATGCCATTTCGGCAGAATTCAACCAGTTTAGGACACATGCCACCATTCAGGTGCCTTCCATGGCCAATCAGTTATTCAAGCAGTTGCTGCATGTGTCATCCTTCTCACCAGAAGAAGCCGACGCTGCTTTGTTACTGTTGTTCAAGGAGCTGGAGCGCAATATAGAGGCGGATTATCGCCCGCACAATGCAATTGTGGACCATATCTGCAAGTGGGTCGATATTCATCTGCATACAAACATTACGGTGAGTCAGATTGCGGAAAATTTTAATTTTAACAAAGACTATATCTCCAAAATGGTGAAACGCGAGAAAGGTACTGGACTCAAAACCTATATCCTCACAGAACGTATTCGCCGGGCAAAACAGTTGCTGCTCAACACCAATGCCAGTGTAAAAGAAATCGCCGGACAGTGCGGCTTCTCCGATTACAAGCTGTTCCTGCGCATGTTCAAGCAATACGAAGGCAATACACCAACCGAATATCGCAATCATCTGTATTCCACACAGCTCAATCGCTGA